The genome window GTCATCAATTCTGccaattatgtttattttcttggctTAGAGAAAGTCTTAACCCTTGATCACCCAGATGCAGTAAAGCTTTTTACACGCCAGCTTTTGGAGCTCCATCAGGGACAAGGCCTAGATATTTATTGGAGGGATAACTACACTTGTCCCACGGAAGAAGAATATAAAGCTATGGTGCTGCAGAAGACAGGGGGACTCTTTGGATTAGCAGTAGGTCTCATGCAGTTGTTCTCTAATTACAAAGAAGATTTAAAGCCACTACTTGATAcacttggtttgttttttcaaattagaGATGATTATGCTAATCTACACTCCAAagaatataatgaaaacaaaagcttTTGTGAAGATCTAACAGAGGGGAAGTTCTCATTCCCTACTATTCATGCTATTTGGTTGAGGCCTGAAAGCACCCAGGTGCAGAATATATTGCGCCAGAGAACCGAAAacatagatattaaaaaatactgtGTCCATTATCTTGAGAATGTAGGTTCTTTTGAATACACTCGGAATACTCTTAAAGAGCTTGAATCTAAAGCCTATAAACAAATTGATGCGCTTGGTGGGAACCCTGAGCTAGTAGGTCTAATAAAGCACTTAAGTAAGATGTTTAAAGAAGAGGATGAATAATATTAAGCCATTCTTGATTAGACCTGATAGCTTATTttagttgattatttttttttgtcttttagcctatcatcttttaaaaattttttgagcaAGCTGTTTATCTCCAAAAACTGAGTGGACAGGCGTGATGTGGGTGCGGTGGTTTCCATTTAGAATTACTCTAATCGTTGTACAAAACTGAAAGAGTCAAAAGGAACTAGATTTAAATAGGTCTAACTTGAATGTCACAATATGCTATGTTGGTTTCTTGTGGCCAACTCGGCCACAAATGTTTGTTTGATTCTGTCAATAAAGAATGCAGCTTCCAGCTATTTCCTAACTGGACTATGTGGGCAGTTCCCAGTTCGTCACCCCAGTTCAAGCCAGGGACTCCTTGGGACAAGTTTTTGTAGCTAGCTGGCCCCAAGACAGTAACAACTCTTCCTAAATGTTGCTCATTCGAATATCCGTCTTCTGTGAGAAGACTGACAGAAATGGTGAGCACTCTGGGTTCTTACCTCATcctgtttttctccctccctgGCAATTCTGCTCTTTGAGTAGTCTCCTTTAACGTgctagtctttttttatttgaaagtaacCATTGCCCTAAAACTGATTAGTATTTGGGTACAGCAATGTCTTTCCAGTTGGAAAGAAATACAGTGCATGGAGAAGTATTTTAAGAAAGAGCCTTtaaagctttttatattttcccattgttAGTAGTAAGAATCATAAAAGAGCTGTTTGCTCACTTCAAGTACAAAAGCAATGTGAAATGCCCTCTTCCTTCCCACCCACTACCCACCTTCAAGGTGCTTGAATGGACAGGGAACTGTAGTCATCTTTAATCTCTAGgattaaaggaaagaaagtgttAACCTGAGAGCTAGTGCCTAGCTGAAAAGTAGCCAAAGGctacgcaggggtccccaaactttttacacagggggccagttcactgtccctcagaccgttggagggccggactataaaaagaaaaactatgaacaaattcctatgcacactgcacatatcttattttaaagtaaaaaaacaaaacgggaagaaatatatttaaaataaagaacaagtaaatttaaatcaacaaactgaccagtatttcaatgggaactataggcctgcttttggctaatgagatggtcaatgtgctcctctcactgaccaccaatgaaaggtgccccttctggaattgcagcgggggctggataaatggcctcaaggggctgtagtttggggacccctgggctacagTATCAGGCTCTAATTAGCTTTATAATGCCTTAACCCTGATAATCCCTATTGTGTAATTTCTAGCCCTATGCCTCAGGAGCCATCTGTGGCCGAAGAAGTAGGAAAAAGGAGAACTTGATTCCTTTATTAGAAGTGTTGCTGACATCCCAAAATGAAAGTTTGTATTTCTCGAAACATTGAATTTTGATTGGTAATATAGTATGTTAGATCTAATCACCAATACTCATGAGAATTTCTCACCAAAGCACTCAACTTAAATCTTTTTGAAAAGTTGGGTACTGCTTTTACTATTAAGATAATTTTAGTCTTCCATTTTAATTAATAGAGGGAAACTTCTTAAAATCACAGGGTTTTGTGCTACCCTatggaaatttgaattttatgctAGGGATccataatttaaaaaggaaaaaagcgtgacctgtggtggtgcagtggataaaacctcaaccaggaacactgaggtcactagttagGAACTCGgggcttacctagtcaaggcatatatgagaagcaactacgagttgatgcttcctgctcctttctccctccgtttctctctaaaatcaataaataataaaatcttaaaagaagaaaGCATTATTATT of Saccopteryx bilineata isolate mSacBil1 chromosome 1, mSacBil1_pri_phased_curated, whole genome shotgun sequence contains these proteins:
- the GGPS1 gene encoding geranylgeranyl pyrophosphate synthase isoform X1, which translates into the protein MEQTQETVQRILLEPYKYLLQLPGSKQVRTKLSQAFNHWLKVPEDKLQIIIEVTEMLHNASLLIDDIEDNSKLRRGFPVAHSIYGIPSVINSANYVYFLGLEKVLTLDHPDAVKLFTRQLLELHQGQGLDIYWRDNYTCPTEEEYKAMVLQKTGGLFGLAVGLMQLFSNYKEDLKPLLDTLGLFFQIRDDYANLHSKEYNENKSFCEDLTEGKFSFPTIHAIWLRPESTQVQNILRQRTENIDIKKYCVHYLENVGSFEYTRNTLKELESKAYKQIDALGGNPELVGLIKHLSKMFKEEDE
- the GGPS1 gene encoding geranylgeranyl pyrophosphate synthase isoform X2, translated to MEQTQETVQRILLEPYKYLLQLPGKQVRTKLSQAFNHWLKVPEDKLQIIIEVTEMLHNASLLIDDIEDNSKLRRGFPVAHSIYGIPSVINSANYVYFLGLEKVLTLDHPDAVKLFTRQLLELHQGQGLDIYWRDNYTCPTEEEYKAMVLQKTGGLFGLAVGLMQLFSNYKEDLKPLLDTLGLFFQIRDDYANLHSKEYNENKSFCEDLTEGKFSFPTIHAIWLRPESTQVQNILRQRTENIDIKKYCVHYLENVGSFEYTRNTLKELESKAYKQIDALGGNPELVGLIKHLSKMFKEEDE
- the GGPS1 gene encoding geranylgeranyl pyrophosphate synthase isoform X3; amino-acid sequence: MLHNASLLIDDIEDNSKLRRGFPVAHSIYGIPSVINSANYVYFLGLEKVLTLDHPDAVKLFTRQLLELHQGQGLDIYWRDNYTCPTEEEYKAMVLQKTGGLFGLAVGLMQLFSNYKEDLKPLLDTLGLFFQIRDDYANLHSKEYNENKSFCEDLTEGKFSFPTIHAIWLRPESTQVQNILRQRTENIDIKKYCVHYLENVGSFEYTRNTLKELESKAYKQIDALGGNPELVGLIKHLSKMFKEEDE